One Mya arenaria isolate MELC-2E11 chromosome 7, ASM2691426v1 genomic window carries:
- the LOC128241131 gene encoding uncharacterized protein LOC128241131, which yields MVMVMVIDMQLEKVEVMELEVMVIEVVAMEVEVEMMMLVMKLMVIQMEVMVIEVVVIEMEVLSKVKVIILLVAMVMVIKVDVIAELEVIMVIVIDMQLEIAIEVEMVMVIEVEAMVEVEVLKVMVMVIDVLLEMVIEVIVIEVVVMDVEVKVIMLLVVMVMVIEVDVMVELEVIMVMVMVIDMQLEIVIEVEVMMLEMVILMEVIVMELEVLLEMNVTMLVVVMVIEA from the exons atggtgatggtgatggtgattgatatGCAGTTGGAAAAAGTTGAGGTGATGGAgttggaggtgatggtgattgaaGTGGTTGCGATGGAGGTGGAGGTAgagatgatgatgttggtgatgAAGCTGATGGTAATTCagatggaggtgatggtgattgaggtggtggtgattgAGATGGAGGTGTTGTCGAAGGTGAAGGTGATAATTCTGCTGGTGGCGATGGTAATGGTGATTAAGGTAGATGTGATTGCGGAGTTGGAAGTAATAATGGTGATAGTGATTGATATGCAGTTGGAAATTGCGattgaggttgag atggtgatggtgattgaggtcgAGGCGATGGTGGAGGTGGAAGTCTtgaaggtgatggtgatggtgattgatgtgctGTTGGAAATGGTGATTGAGGTCATAGTGATAGAGGTGGTGGTTATGGATGTGGAGGTGAAGGTGATAATGCtgctggtggtgatggtgatggtgattgaggtagATGTGATGGTGGAGTTGGAAGTGataatggtgatggtgatggtgattgatatGCAGTTGGAAATTGTGattgaggttgaggtgatgatg ttggaaatggttATTTTGATGGAGGTGATAGTGATGGAGTTGGAGGTGTTGTTGGAGATGAATGTGAcgatgctggtggtggtgatggtgattgaggccTAA